From Staphylococcus sp. IVB6214:
AACAATGATACCCACTGCCAAGAAATCTGTATCTGAGAATGTTGTTGCCGCTGAACCTAGCTCACCCATGAATGGAATGAACAATAATGGCAAGAATGTGATCAACAAGCCGTTAAGCGCTGAACCTGCCACTGCACCTTTGATACCACCACGTGCATTACCGAACACACCTGCTGTGGCACCTAAGAAGAAGTGTGGCACAACACCAGGTAGAATCACAACGCCACCAAGTAAGAACATGATGAACATGCCAATAACACCTGTGATGAAACTTACAAAGAATCCAATAAGCACAGCGTTTTGCGCATATGGGAAGACAATCGGACAGTCTAAAGCTGGTTTTGTATTTGGTACGAGTTTTTCAGAAATACCTTTAAATGCTGGAACAATTTCTGCTAAAATCAAGCGTACACCTGTCAAGATAATGAATACACCTGCTGCGAATGTAACACCTTGAATGACTGAGAATACGATGAAGTTTGTACCATCGCTTAACTCTGTATGAACATACTGAGGACCTGCGAATAATGCTGCGATGATGTATAGAACGATCATTGTTAATGAAATACTAATTGTACTTTCTCGTAAAAAGCTTAATCCTTTAGGAAACTTAATGTCTTCTGTAGATTTTGATTTTCCTGCAAACAGCTTCCCAACTTCACCTGCAGCCCAATAGCTGACTGTACCAAAGTGACCGATTGCCACTTGATTTGATCCAGTAATTTTTGTCATTGTAGACTGACCTAATGCTGGTAACACTGCCATGATCAAGCCTAAAATCAATGAACCTAAGACAACTGTTAATGTACCTGTGATATTACCTACTGTAAGCAATATCGCTAAGAATGCTGCCATATAAAATGTATGATGCCCTGTTAAGAAAATATACTTAAGGTTTGTAAAACGTGCGATTAAGATGTTTACAAGCATCCCGAACATCATAATCAGCGCTGCTGTCGTACCATATTCTTTCAATGCGATAGAGATAATCGCTTCGTTGTTAGGAACAACCCCTTGTACACCAAATGCTTCCTGAAACATCTGACCAAATGGCTCCAAAGAGTTCGTAACGACACCTGCACCGGCACTTAATACAAGGAATCCCAAAATCGTTTTAATCGTACCTGACGTAATATCTGCTGCTGATTTCTTTTGGACAACCAATCCGACAAATGCGATTAATGCGACGAGAATTGCGGGTTGGCTAAAAACATCGACGAAAAATCCTAATACTGAATTCATGCCATCTACTCCTTTTCACTTACAATACGTTCATTGATTGAAGCTTCTCTTCTAACTTACCTTGTAATTCTACTTTGTCTAAAATATTATCCAATACGATGACTTCTCCAAGACGTTGCGCATTTTCTTCTAAGTCACGTCCACAGATGAATAAGTCTGCCATTTCAGGACTTGCCGTCATAATATCACTGTGTTCAACTTGAATATCTGAAGGTGCTTGTAATTGTTTTAAAGCCTCCTGTACGTTCATCTCAACCATAAAGCTACTTCCTAAACCGTGTCCACAT
This genomic window contains:
- a CDS encoding PTS ascorbate transporter subunit IIC → MNSVLGFFVDVFSQPAILVALIAFVGLVVQKKSAADITSGTIKTILGFLVLSAGAGVVTNSLEPFGQMFQEAFGVQGVVPNNEAIISIALKEYGTTAALIMMFGMLVNILIARFTNLKYIFLTGHHTFYMAAFLAILLTVGNITGTLTVVLGSLILGLIMAVLPALGQSTMTKITGSNQVAIGHFGTVSYWAAGEVGKLFAGKSKSTEDIKFPKGLSFLRESTISISLTMIVLYIIAALFAGPQYVHTELSDGTNFIVFSVIQGVTFAAGVFIILTGVRLILAEIVPAFKGISEKLVPNTKPALDCPIVFPYAQNAVLIGFFVSFITGVIGMFIMFLLGGVVILPGVVPHFFLGATAGVFGNARGGIKGAVAGSALNGLLITFLPLLFIPFMGELGSAATTFSDTDFLAVGIIVGYITKYLGTIGIAALIAIVAVLAVMFQKRSDDKYAQEK
- a CDS encoding PTS sugar transporter subunit IIB yields the protein MKILVVCGHGLGSSFMVEMNVQEALKQLQAPSDIQVEHSDIMTASPEMADLFICGRDLEENAQRLGEVIVLDNILDKVELQGKLEEKLQSMNVL